One genomic segment of Catalinimonas alkaloidigena includes these proteins:
- the rplB gene encoding 50S ribosomal protein L2, producing the protein MAIKKLRPTTPGQRHRLVPSFSDVSKKEPEKSLLVTLKKSGGRNNKGRMTMRYLGGGHKRKIRVVDFKRSKTDVPATVKAIEYDPNRSARLALLYYADGTKTYIIAPVGIEVGQQVIAGKEVAPEVGNALPLASIPLGTIVHNIEITPGKGGQLARSAGSYAQLLAREGKYATLKLPSGEMRMVLSACLATVGSVSNVDHMNETLGKAGRKRWKGRRPRVRGVVMNPVDHPMGGGEGRASGGHPRSRNGLKAKGQKTRTPKKYSNRLIISRKKK; encoded by the coding sequence AGGCCGACAACTCCAGGACAGAGACATAGATTAGTTCCCAGTTTTTCTGACGTAAGTAAAAAGGAACCAGAAAAGTCTCTGCTTGTTACTTTAAAGAAATCAGGCGGTAGAAACAACAAGGGACGCATGACAATGCGATACCTTGGAGGTGGACATAAGCGTAAAATACGTGTAGTTGATTTCAAGAGGAGTAAAACAGATGTCCCTGCAACAGTAAAAGCAATTGAGTATGATCCTAATCGTTCAGCTCGTTTAGCTTTGCTTTATTATGCAGATGGAACCAAAACATATATTATAGCTCCGGTAGGGATTGAGGTTGGGCAGCAGGTAATTGCGGGAAAAGAGGTGGCTCCAGAAGTAGGCAATGCTCTCCCTCTTGCATCAATTCCCTTGGGTACCATTGTCCATAATATTGAGATTACTCCCGGCAAAGGAGGTCAGCTTGCAAGAAGTGCAGGTTCGTATGCACAGCTATTAGCCCGTGAAGGTAAGTATGCAACTTTAAAACTTCCTTCTGGCGAAATGAGAATGGTTTTGAGTGCATGTTTAGCTACTGTTGGTTCAGTGTCTAATGTAGATCACATGAACGAAACGCTTGGAAAAGCAGGAAGAAAAAGGTGGAAAGGTAGAAGACCAAGAGTAAGGGGTGTAGTAATGAACCCTGTAGATCACCCCATGGGAGGTGGTGAAGGTAGAGCATCAGGTGGTCATCCTCGCTCAAGAAACGGACTCAAAGCTAAAGGCCAAAAAACCAGAACGCCTAAGAAGTATTCTAATCGTTTAATCATCAGTAGAAAGAAAAAATAA
- the rpsS gene encoding 30S ribosomal protein S19 codes for MARSLKKGPYIDFRLEKKVDTMNQSNKKSVIKTWSRRSMVSPDFVGHTFAVHNGNKFIPVYVTENMVGHKLGEFAPTRNFRGHISKKDKGKR; via the coding sequence ATGGCACGTTCTCTAAAAAAAGGACCATATATAGATTTCCGATTGGAGAAGAAGGTTGATACAATGAATCAATCCAATAAAAAGTCAGTGATCAAAACTTGGTCACGTCGTTCCATGGTTTCTCCAGACTTTGTCGGACACACGTTTGCTGTTCATAACGGAAATAAATTCATTCCGGTGTATGTAACTGAAAATATGGTAGGGCATAAACTTGGAGAGTTTGCTCCTACTAGGAATTTCCGAGGTCATATCTCTAAAAAAGATAAAGGAAAAAGATAA
- the rplV gene encoding 50S ribosomal protein L22, with protein sequence MEAIAKLNNVPTPPRKMRLVADMIRGRKVSEALNILKFEAKQGAPKMEKLLLSAVANWQEKNEDARLEDADLFVKEVKVDGGRILKRLRPAPQGRAHRIRKRSNHITLVVDSHNEVAETSEDKE encoded by the coding sequence ATGGAAGCAATAGCTAAGTTAAATAATGTGCCTACACCACCTCGTAAGATGAGGCTTGTGGCTGATATGATTCGCGGACGTAAAGTCAGCGAAGCACTGAATATTTTGAAATTTGAAGCTAAGCAAGGCGCTCCTAAAATGGAGAAGTTACTGTTATCTGCAGTAGCTAATTGGCAGGAAAAGAATGAGGATGCGAGGTTAGAGGATGCAGACCTATTTGTGAAAGAGGTGAAAGTAGATGGCGGGAGAATACTGAAGAGGTTAAGACCTGCTCCTCAAGGACGTGCACACCGTATTCGCAAGCGCTCCAATCACATTACTTTGGTGGTAGATAGCCATAATGAAGTAGCGGAAACATCTGAAGACAAAGAATAA
- the rpsC gene encoding 30S ribosomal protein S3 produces the protein MGQKINPIGFRLGIVKGWDSNWYGGKDFSNKLVEDHEIRKYIDARLPRGGISKVVIERTIKRITLTIHTARPGVVIGKGGSEVDRLKEELKKLTGKDVQINIYEIKRPELDAKLISASIAQQLAARISYRRAMKQALASALRVGAQGIKIKVSGRLGGAEMARTEQYKEGRIPLHTLRADIDYALTEAQTVYGKIGVKVWVFKGEVYGKRDLSPNVGGQQQESRGNSGGGRGERRSRRRKK, from the coding sequence ATGGGACAGAAAATAAATCCTATAGGTTTTAGACTAGGAATTGTAAAAGGATGGGATTCTAACTGGTATGGCGGTAAAGATTTCTCTAACAAACTGGTTGAAGACCACGAAATAAGAAAATACATAGATGCTCGTCTGCCCAGAGGAGGTATATCTAAAGTAGTAATTGAGCGTACTATAAAACGTATTACGCTTACCATTCATACTGCTCGTCCTGGAGTAGTTATCGGTAAAGGAGGTTCAGAAGTTGATCGTCTGAAAGAGGAGTTGAAAAAACTTACCGGTAAGGATGTACAGATTAACATCTATGAAATTAAGCGTCCTGAATTAGATGCTAAACTCATTAGTGCTTCTATTGCTCAACAGTTAGCAGCTCGTATTTCATACCGCCGTGCCATGAAACAGGCTTTAGCTTCAGCACTACGTGTGGGTGCGCAAGGAATTAAAATTAAAGTTTCTGGTAGATTAGGTGGGGCTGAAATGGCTCGTACTGAACAATATAAGGAAGGAAGAATTCCTTTGCATACGCTTAGAGCAGATATTGATTATGCACTTACTGAAGCTCAGACTGTTTATGGTAAGATAGGTGTAAAAGTTTGGGTGTTTAAAGGTGAGGTTTATGGCAAAAGAGATCTTTCTCCCAATGTTGGCGGTCAGCAGCAGGAAAGCAGAGGTAACAGTGGAGGAGGACGCGGTGAGAGAAGAAGCAGAAGGAGAAAAAAGTAA
- the rplP gene encoding 50S ribosomal protein L16 has translation MLQPKRTKYRKKQKGRVKGIAQRGHTIAFGNFALKTLEPGWINSRQIEAARIAMTRFMKREGQVWIRIFPDKPVTKKPAEVRMGKGKGAPEYWVATVKPGRILFEVTGVTTAVAQEALRLAAQKLPVKTKFSVRRDYAGQ, from the coding sequence ATGTTACAACCGAAAAGAACTAAATATAGAAAAAAGCAAAAAGGAAGAGTCAAAGGTATTGCTCAAAGAGGACATACCATTGCTTTCGGAAACTTTGCCCTAAAAACACTTGAGCCGGGTTGGATCAACAGCCGACAAATTGAGGCTGCTCGTATTGCTATGACTCGCTTTATGAAAAGAGAAGGTCAGGTGTGGATTCGCATTTTTCCTGATAAACCAGTCACCAAGAAACCTGCAGAGGTTCGTATGGGTAAAGGTAAAGGTGCTCCTGAATATTGGGTAGCCACGGTGAAGCCAGGTCGTATCCTTTTTGAGGTTACAGGTGTTACTACAGCAGTAGCTCAAGAGGCGCTTAGATTAGCTGCTCAAAAATTACCTGTGAAGACAAAATTTAGTGTACGTAGAGATTACGCCGGACAATAG
- the rpmC gene encoding 50S ribosomal protein L29, producing the protein MKNSEIKSLSKEELLEKLEAERETLLKLKFAHGISPIENPMKIRASRKLVARLKTELKAKELAK; encoded by the coding sequence ATGAAAAATTCAGAAATTAAATCTCTTAGTAAAGAGGAACTTCTTGAAAAATTAGAGGCAGAGAGGGAAACTCTCTTGAAGCTGAAATTTGCGCATGGTATTTCTCCTATTGAAAATCCCATGAAAATCAGAGCATCACGCAAGCTCGTTGCCCGTTTAAAAACTGAACTAAAAGCTAAAGAGTTAGCTAAATAA
- the rpsQ gene encoding 30S ribosomal protein S17 — MSTERNLRKERIGLVVSNKMDKSVTVAVQRKLKHPIYGKFIGKTTRFMAHDEKNECGIGDTVRIMETRPLSKNKRWRLLEILERAK, encoded by the coding sequence ATGAGTACCGAAAGAAATTTAAGAAAAGAAAGAATTGGTTTGGTTGTCAGTAATAAGATGGATAAGTCCGTTACAGTTGCTGTACAAAGAAAACTTAAGCATCCTATCTATGGTAAATTCATAGGTAAGACAACCAGGTTTATGGCTCATGATGAAAAAAATGAGTGTGGTATCGGTGATACTGTTAGAATAATGGAGACGAGACCGCTTAGCAAAAATAAGCGCTGGCGTTTATTAGAAATTTTAGAAAGAGCTAAATAA
- the rplN gene encoding 50S ribosomal protein L14, with translation MIQQESRLNVADNSGAKEVLCIRVLGGTGKRYASVGDKIIVTVKSALSSSNLKKGTVSRAVIVRAKKEVRRKDGSYIRFEENAAVLLTANDEPRGTRIFGPVARELREKQFMKIVSLAPEVL, from the coding sequence ATGATACAGCAAGAATCCAGACTGAATGTAGCGGATAACAGCGGTGCAAAGGAAGTACTTTGCATTCGTGTTTTAGGTGGTACAGGTAAAAGATATGCCTCCGTCGGAGATAAGATTATCGTTACCGTTAAGTCCGCTCTTTCTTCAAGCAATTTGAAGAAAGGAACTGTTTCAAGAGCAGTGATCGTAAGAGCTAAAAAAGAAGTTCGCAGAAAAGATGGCTCTTACATTCGTTTTGAAGAAAATGCGGCAGTGTTACTTACTGCAAATGATGAACCTCGTGGCACACGTATATTTGGACCTGTGGCACGTGAACTGCGCGAAAAGCAGTTTATGAAAATTGTTTCACTCGCACCAGAAGTATTATAA
- the rplX gene encoding 50S ribosomal protein L24, whose translation MKKLHIKKEDTVKIIAGNHKGRTAKVLEVLPEKNKAIVEGINMVMKHVKPSAQNPEGGRSEQEAPIHVSKLMVIDPSTGEPSRMGRKKNDKGKLQRYSKKTGEFI comes from the coding sequence ATGAAAAAGCTACATATCAAGAAGGAAGACACAGTCAAGATAATTGCTGGAAACCACAAAGGCCGAACTGCTAAGGTACTGGAAGTCCTTCCTGAGAAAAATAAAGCTATCGTAGAAGGAATTAATATGGTGATGAAACATGTTAAGCCTTCTGCACAGAATCCTGAAGGAGGAAGAAGTGAACAGGAAGCGCCGATTCATGTAAGTAAACTGATGGTAATTGACCCTTCAACTGGTGAACCTTCTCGCATGGGTAGAAAAAAGAATGATAAGGGCAAGCTCCAAAGGTATTCAAAAAAAACCGGTGAATTTATTTAG
- the rplE gene encoding 50S ribosomal protein L5, producing MATTTETYIPRLKTKYLEEIVPALNEKFGYKSIMQVPRIEKVCINKGIGAAVADKKLVDVGVEELSSISGQKAVPTYAKKSVSNFKLREGMPIGAKVTLRGNKMYEFLDRLLNVALPRVRDFRGVNDKGFDGRGNYTLGVKEQIIFPEISIDKVNRISGMDITFVTNANTDEECYELLKTMGMPFANSSNNR from the coding sequence ATGGCAACTACTACAGAGACATATATACCAAGGCTGAAAACTAAATATCTTGAAGAGATTGTTCCAGCTTTGAATGAAAAGTTTGGTTATAAATCCATAATGCAAGTCCCTCGTATTGAGAAAGTTTGTATCAATAAAGGAATTGGCGCTGCAGTAGCAGATAAGAAGCTTGTAGATGTTGGTGTGGAAGAATTATCATCCATTTCCGGACAGAAAGCAGTTCCTACTTATGCAAAGAAGTCAGTATCTAACTTCAAACTTCGTGAGGGAATGCCGATTGGTGCCAAAGTTACCTTAAGAGGTAATAAAATGTATGAATTTTTGGATCGTCTATTAAATGTTGCTCTTCCTCGAGTAAGAGATTTTAGAGGAGTAAATGATAAAGGGTTTGACGGAAGAGGAAACTATACATTAGGCGTAAAAGAGCAAATCATTTTCCCTGAAATTAGCATCGATAAAGTAAATCGTATTTCTGGAATGGATATTACATTTGTTACGAATGCTAATACCGACGAAGAATGTTATGAATTGCTAAAGACAATGGGAATGCCATTTGCCAATAGCTCAAATAATCGATAA
- the rpsN gene encoding 30S ribosomal protein S14, protein MARKSVIARERKRKRLVEKYAQKRAELKANGDYEALDKLPKNASPVRLHNRCKLTGRPKGYMRKFGISRVTFREMASNGKIPGVTKASW, encoded by the coding sequence ATGGCTAGAAAATCAGTAATAGCAAGAGAAAGAAAGAGAAAAAGGTTAGTCGAGAAATATGCCCAGAAAAGGGCTGAACTTAAAGCCAATGGGGATTATGAAGCATTAGACAAATTGCCTAAAAATGCTTCTCCCGTGCGTTTGCATAATCGCTGCAAGCTAACTGGCAGACCTAAAGGTTATATGAGAAAGTTTGGTATTTCTAGGGTTACTTTCAGAGAAATGGCATCTAATGGAAAAATACCAGGTGTGACCAAAGCAAGCTGGTAA
- the rpsH gene encoding 30S ribosomal protein S8, whose product MITDPISDYLTRVRNAIKARHRIVEIPASNIKKEITKVLHDKGYIQNYKFEDGTGHQGVIKIALKYNPKNKNSAIVHLERISKPGLRKYTSAENLPRVLNGLGLAILSTSRGVITDKEARELNVGGEVLCYVY is encoded by the coding sequence ATGATAACCGATCCCATATCAGATTATTTGACAAGAGTCAGGAATGCCATCAAGGCAAGACACAGAATCGTGGAAATACCGGCTTCCAACATTAAAAAGGAAATTACCAAGGTGCTTCACGATAAGGGATATATTCAAAACTATAAGTTTGAAGATGGTACCGGCCATCAGGGAGTAATTAAGATTGCACTTAAGTACAATCCTAAAAATAAAAACTCAGCCATTGTGCATCTGGAAAGAATCAGTAAGCCTGGTTTGAGAAAATATACCAGTGCAGAAAATTTGCCACGCGTGCTTAATGGGCTAGGCTTAGCTATCTTATCTACTTCAAGAGGAGTAATTACAGATAAGGAAGCAAGAGAGCTAAATGTGGGTGGTGAGGTTCTATGTTACGTCTATTAA